In Macaca nemestrina isolate mMacNem1 chromosome 14, mMacNem.hap1, whole genome shotgun sequence, the sequence CCTCATCCTGGTGACTATCCTTGACTCCCGCCTTGACACACCCATGTACTTCTTCCTCAGGAACCTGTCCTTCCTGGACATCTGCTATACAACCTCCTCAGTCCCCCTTATCCTTGACAGCTTCCTGACCCCCAGGAAAACCATCTCCTTCTCAGCCTGTGTAGTGCAGATGTTCCTCTCCTTTGCCATGGGAGCCACAGAGTGTGTTCTCTTGAGCTTGATGGCGTTTGATCGCTACGTGGCCATCTGCAACCCACTTAGGTACCCTGTGGTCATGAGCAAGGCTGCTTATGTGCCCATGGCTGTCGGCTCCTGGACAGCTGGTATCACCAACTCTGTAGTACAGACATCCCTAGCAATGCGACTTCCCTTCTGTGGGGACAATGTCATCAATCACTTCACCTGTGAGATCCTGGCAGTTCTAAAGTTGGCCTGTGCTGACATCTCCATCAACGTGATCAGCATGGTTGTGGCCAACATGATCTTCCTTGCACTCCCAGTcctgtttatttttgtctcataCGTCTTCATCATTGCCACCATCCTGAGGATCCCCTCAGCTGAGGGGAGGAGAAAGGCCTTCTCCACCTGCTCTGCCCATCTCACTGTCGTGATTGTCTTCTATGGGACCATCCTTTTCATGTATGGGAAGCCCAAGTCTAAGGACCCGCTGAGGGCAGACAAACAGGACCTTGCAGACAAACTCATCTCCCTCTTCTATGGGGTGGTGACCCCCATGCTCAACCCCATCATCTACAGCCTGAGGAACAAGGATGTGAAGGCTGCTGTGAGGAACCTCGTGGCTCAAAAACACCTAACAGAGTGACTGTCACAGATTCCCAGACTGCCAGAATGCACAACCTCCAAATT encodes:
- the LOC105485762 gene encoding olfactory receptor 13C7-like: MNRSNETSPMLGFILLGLSAHPKLEKTFFMLILLMYLVILLGNGVLILVTILDSRLDTPMYFFLRNLSFLDICYTTSSVPLILDSFLTPRKTISFSACVVQMFLSFAMGATECVLLSLMAFDRYVAICNPLRYPVVMSKAAYVPMAVGSWTAGITNSVVQTSLAMRLPFCGDNVINHFTCEILAVLKLACADISINVISMVVANMIFLALPVLFIFVSYVFIIATILRIPSAEGRRKAFSTCSAHLTVVIVFYGTILFMYGKPKSKDPLRADKQDLADKLISLFYGVVTPMLNPIIYSLRNKDVKAAVRNLVAQKHLTE